One stretch of Roseimicrobium sp. ORNL1 DNA includes these proteins:
- a CDS encoding MFS transporter, which produces MSSHRSRNMALLAAFLGWMFDGFEMGLFPLIGKPALKDLLAGAHTAAELNNLVDNWFTVIIATFLVGAATGGVFFGWLGDRIGRVKAMTFSIFTYAIFTGLCGFATEAWQIALLRFVASLGMGGEWALGVALVNELWTKGSRAWVAGAIGAAANVGYLLVALLSLGMSAFIGTITGWATSLGASQQLNDYLFAHGAWRFLMISGAFPAILIFIIRIFVPESDKWEEEKKSGSTSHWSTADLNGVLLGAAVAMFMIYAWSPMGFKPALATIITVVGFGVVIWGFLLPVRRYLHRSATAGHMTHETRLTIRKNLLIGATLAGIALLGTWGAAQHAPKWSDSLNLHGMEPVNVRAYTQLATAFGACVLALLTPVVADLLNRRITYLLCCIFAMASSITFFRTNTEINTWFFISAFLMGGLTASFYGFFPLYLPELFPTAVRATGQGFCFNVGRIIAAVGGLQLANLIGWFGTPVNAYTILCSVYIVGMILVWFAPETKGKKLA; this is translated from the coding sequence ATGTCTTCACACCGCTCCCGCAACATGGCTCTTCTGGCCGCCTTCCTCGGCTGGATGTTCGACGGATTTGAAATGGGCCTGTTCCCGCTGATTGGGAAGCCAGCGCTGAAGGATCTCCTGGCAGGTGCACACACCGCGGCGGAACTGAACAACCTGGTGGACAACTGGTTCACCGTGATCATTGCCACCTTCCTGGTCGGAGCTGCGACGGGCGGTGTCTTCTTCGGATGGCTGGGCGATCGCATCGGCCGCGTGAAGGCCATGACCTTCAGCATTTTCACGTATGCCATCTTCACCGGTTTGTGCGGTTTTGCCACGGAGGCGTGGCAGATCGCGCTGCTGCGCTTCGTGGCCTCCCTGGGCATGGGTGGTGAGTGGGCGCTTGGTGTGGCGCTGGTAAATGAACTCTGGACCAAGGGCAGCCGAGCCTGGGTCGCGGGTGCCATCGGTGCCGCGGCGAATGTCGGCTATCTTCTGGTAGCCCTGCTCAGCTTGGGCATGAGCGCCTTCATCGGCACCATCACCGGCTGGGCCACTTCTCTGGGGGCATCCCAGCAGCTCAATGACTACTTGTTCGCCCATGGTGCGTGGCGCTTCCTCATGATTTCCGGCGCCTTCCCCGCGATCCTCATTTTCATCATCCGAATCTTTGTGCCGGAATCAGACAAGTGGGAGGAGGAGAAGAAATCCGGCTCCACCTCGCACTGGAGCACTGCCGATCTCAATGGCGTGCTGCTGGGAGCAGCCGTGGCCATGTTCATGATCTATGCTTGGTCGCCCATGGGCTTCAAGCCCGCCCTTGCGACCATCATCACGGTAGTCGGCTTCGGTGTGGTCATCTGGGGGTTCCTCCTGCCGGTACGTCGCTATTTGCACCGCTCGGCAACTGCAGGACACATGACTCACGAGACCCGGCTCACCATCCGGAAGAATCTGCTCATCGGTGCCACGCTCGCCGGGATTGCCCTGCTGGGCACCTGGGGCGCGGCACAGCATGCCCCGAAGTGGTCCGACTCCCTGAATCTGCATGGCATGGAACCGGTGAACGTGCGGGCCTACACCCAGCTCGCCACGGCTTTCGGCGCGTGTGTGCTGGCATTGCTCACGCCGGTAGTGGCGGACCTGCTGAACCGCCGCATCACCTACTTGCTGTGCTGTATCTTTGCCATGGCGTCTTCCATCACGTTCTTCCGCACCAACACGGAGATTAATACCTGGTTTTTCATCAGCGCGTTCCTCATGGGGGGCCTCACGGCCTCTTTCTACGGCTTCTTCCCCCTCTACCTGCCGGAACTCTTCCCGACCGCAGTACGCGCGACCGGCCAGGGGTTCTGCTTCAATGTCGGCCGCATCATCGCGGCGGTGGGTGGCCTGCAGCTCGCGAACCTCATCGGGTGGTTTGGCACCCCGGTAAACGCCTACACCATCCTCTGCTCTGTCTATATTGTGGGGATGATTCTGGTCTGGTTCGCCCCGGAGACGAAGGGGAAGAAGCTGGCCTGA
- a CDS encoding DNA topoisomerase III, whose protein sequence is MSKALIIAEKPSVAADLARALAKAPGMTAFHKENDYFENDTHVITSAVGHLLEQEMPMKDGKKIGWGFTTLPILPEKFELKPIDKTADRYRVVSRLIKRKDVGEIINACDAGREGELIFRNIIEATGTNKPIRRMWMQSMTNNAIMEAFQQMRSDEDMQPLAAAAKCRSESDWIVGINSTRALTALNSRHGGFRLTPVGRVQTPTLTIMAKREREIANFVPRTYWEVHALFGVKAGEYAGRWLDEAWKKDDTDEHSKAERIWDKELADAILARCKGKEAIVEETTKPTRQIAPLLYDLTSLQREASNRFGFSARRTLQLAQSLYERHKALTYPRTDSRFLPNDYIGTVKGTIKSFSQLTSAKSGAFPTELRPFCDRILDNDWVRPNRRIFDGSKVSDHFAIIPTGQMPPKSLDEAEQKLYDMVLRRFLAVFFPAAEFDVTTRISRIGEDAFKSDGKIMRVPGWLEVYGKKAADEQDGEGGGKVLVPVDPNEKAKVHDIETREESTKPPPRYNEATLLSTMEGAGKLVEDEELAEAMSERGLGTPATRAAIIEGLIFDKYIERDKRDLIVTTKGLELVDQLNEIGAETLSSPELTGQWEYKLREMEHRRLDRGSFMKDIRNLAADIVDKSKAYVKTMKEKAFPDFHATCPFCGSKSFKQTTDYYLCKGDNCKLRVFKNVAGKELTEDQVRTLIEKRFLEPMDGFRSRLGKEFRAGIEIKEDKKVNFVFEKGQSDELDWNEAPVLCPCPVCAKAGRKSDIHVLPNAYACKIAMTDAKKCNARLPRELCKKAITEENAKKFFTEGKTGLIEGMISKKGRPFSSFLVCNVGGKRLLSWEFPPREAKPKAAKKTATAREKFGKKKAVEE, encoded by the coding sequence ATGTCCAAAGCCCTCATCATCGCCGAAAAGCCCAGCGTCGCGGCCGATCTTGCCCGCGCGCTCGCCAAGGCTCCCGGCATGACCGCGTTCCACAAGGAGAACGACTATTTCGAAAATGACACCCACGTCATCACCTCCGCCGTGGGTCACCTGCTGGAGCAGGAAATGCCCATGAAGGATGGCAAGAAGATCGGCTGGGGCTTCACCACCCTGCCCATCCTCCCGGAGAAGTTCGAGCTCAAGCCCATCGACAAGACCGCCGACCGCTACCGGGTGGTCTCCCGCCTCATCAAGCGCAAGGACGTGGGCGAAATCATCAACGCCTGCGACGCCGGCCGTGAAGGGGAGCTGATTTTCCGCAACATCATCGAGGCTACCGGGACGAACAAGCCCATCCGCCGCATGTGGATGCAGTCCATGACGAACAACGCCATCATGGAGGCCTTCCAGCAGATGCGGTCAGACGAGGACATGCAGCCGCTGGCCGCCGCTGCGAAGTGCCGTAGCGAGAGCGACTGGATCGTTGGTATTAATAGCACACGCGCGCTCACCGCGTTGAATTCCCGCCACGGCGGTTTCCGCCTCACCCCGGTGGGTCGTGTGCAGACCCCCACGCTGACCATCATGGCCAAGCGCGAGCGGGAGATCGCGAACTTCGTCCCACGCACCTACTGGGAAGTGCACGCCCTCTTCGGCGTGAAGGCCGGAGAGTACGCCGGCCGCTGGCTGGATGAAGCGTGGAAGAAGGACGACACGGACGAACACAGCAAGGCCGAGCGCATCTGGGACAAGGAACTGGCCGACGCCATCCTGGCCCGCTGCAAGGGCAAGGAAGCGATCGTGGAAGAAACCACGAAGCCGACCCGCCAGATTGCGCCGCTGCTCTACGATCTTACCAGCCTGCAACGCGAGGCCAGCAACCGCTTTGGCTTCAGCGCCCGCCGTACCCTGCAGCTCGCCCAGTCGCTCTATGAGCGGCACAAGGCACTCACCTATCCTCGTACCGACTCCCGTTTCCTGCCGAATGACTACATCGGCACGGTGAAGGGCACCATCAAGAGCTTCTCCCAGCTCACGAGCGCGAAGTCCGGCGCCTTCCCCACGGAACTGCGCCCTTTCTGCGACCGCATCCTGGACAATGACTGGGTGCGCCCGAACCGGCGTATCTTCGACGGCAGCAAGGTGAGCGACCACTTTGCCATCATCCCCACCGGGCAGATGCCGCCCAAGAGCCTGGATGAGGCGGAGCAGAAGCTCTACGACATGGTGCTGCGCCGCTTCCTCGCGGTGTTCTTCCCCGCAGCTGAGTTCGACGTGACTACCCGCATCTCACGCATTGGCGAAGACGCTTTCAAGTCGGACGGCAAGATCATGCGCGTGCCCGGCTGGCTGGAAGTCTATGGCAAGAAGGCCGCGGACGAGCAGGACGGCGAAGGCGGTGGCAAGGTCCTCGTGCCGGTGGATCCGAATGAAAAGGCCAAGGTGCACGACATCGAGACCCGCGAAGAGTCGACCAAGCCCCCACCCCGCTACAACGAAGCGACCCTGCTCTCCACCATGGAAGGCGCGGGCAAGCTGGTGGAGGACGAAGAACTCGCCGAAGCCATGAGCGAGCGTGGCCTGGGCACTCCCGCCACACGTGCCGCCATCATCGAAGGCCTGATCTTCGACAAGTACATCGAGCGCGACAAACGCGATCTCATTGTGACCACCAAGGGTCTCGAACTGGTGGACCAGCTCAATGAAATCGGCGCGGAGACGCTCTCCTCCCCTGAGCTGACCGGCCAGTGGGAATACAAGCTGCGTGAAATGGAGCACCGCCGTCTCGACCGCGGCAGCTTCATGAAGGACATCCGCAACCTCGCGGCCGACATCGTGGACAAGAGCAAGGCGTACGTGAAGACCATGAAGGAAAAGGCCTTCCCGGACTTCCACGCCACGTGCCCTTTCTGCGGCAGCAAATCCTTCAAGCAGACCACCGACTACTACCTGTGCAAGGGTGACAACTGCAAGCTGCGCGTCTTCAAGAACGTGGCGGGCAAGGAGCTCACTGAGGACCAGGTGCGCACCCTCATCGAGAAACGTTTCCTCGAACCGATGGATGGATTCCGCAGCCGTCTCGGCAAGGAGTTCCGCGCCGGCATCGAGATCAAGGAGGACAAGAAGGTCAACTTTGTCTTCGAGAAAGGCCAGAGCGATGAGTTGGACTGGAATGAAGCCCCCGTGCTCTGCCCCTGCCCCGTGTGCGCGAAGGCGGGTCGCAAGTCTGACATTCACGTCCTGCCCAATGCCTACGCGTGCAAGATCGCGATGACCGATGCGAAGAAGTGCAACGCTCGCCTTCCGCGTGAGCTTTGCAAGAAGGCCATCACCGAAGAGAACGCGAAGAAGTTCTTCACCGAGGGCAAGACCGGCCTCATCGAAGGCATGATCTCCAAGAAGGGTCGCCCCTTCAGTTCCTTCCTCGTGTGCAACGTGGGTGGCAAGCGCCTGCTGAGCTGGGAGTTTCCGCCTCGGGAGGCCAAACCGAAGGCCGCGAAGAAGACAGCGACGGCGAGGGAGAAGTTCGGGAAGAAGAAGGCTGTCGAGGAATAG
- a CDS encoding Fic family protein — MAGLPSLFQEIDKLKGELDALRPFDREVEQRVLQKFRLWWTYHSNAIEGNKLTQGETEMFLMEGLTAKGKPLKDHLDLKGHSDAINYLLQLVRNKEPITEVVIREMHRVLLVEPYNVPALTPDGQPTSKTVSIGEYKTQPNHVRTPTGEMHYYSTPLETPANMRELVTWEREASEKRAIHVVEIAAYFHHRFTAIHPFDDGNGRMARLLMNLLLMREGYPPVVIRNGERDAYLYALRQADAGNANELIQLVAEHVRDSLDLFTKGVKGEDIHEPTDLEKEIALLKMELSAVEEAEPFSIKALDEVMETSIVPLFLEIKRMLLPISEWFVNAEVTTKSTYRSTYHSETLEASTDLSEATSPPVKWPMFNREYGKGDIESLTVGFVFKNFRRSGLETFDVSASFHVHFERLKYSVQRFRPNQPVWQHLYQEKLTKDEIGEMARAVVREIVDEVKSKNERLTKNGGKR, encoded by the coding sequence ATGGCTGGCCTTCCATCATTGTTCCAGGAAATCGACAAACTGAAGGGTGAACTGGATGCTTTGCGCCCATTTGACCGGGAGGTTGAGCAGCGGGTTTTGCAAAAATTCAGGCTGTGGTGGACTTATCACTCAAATGCGATTGAGGGCAACAAACTCACGCAGGGTGAGACCGAGATGTTCTTGATGGAAGGGCTTACGGCCAAGGGGAAACCGCTCAAGGACCATTTGGATCTCAAAGGGCACAGCGATGCCATCAACTACCTGCTGCAATTGGTAAGGAACAAAGAGCCGATCACGGAGGTAGTGATCCGCGAGATGCATCGGGTGTTGCTGGTCGAGCCTTACAACGTTCCTGCGCTCACTCCGGACGGGCAGCCTACGTCAAAAACTGTTTCTATTGGCGAGTACAAAACTCAGCCTAATCACGTAAGGACTCCAACGGGGGAAATGCACTACTATTCCACGCCCTTGGAAACACCCGCGAACATGCGGGAGTTGGTGACATGGGAAAGAGAAGCTTCAGAAAAGCGGGCAATACATGTGGTTGAAATCGCAGCATATTTTCATCATCGATTTACGGCTATTCATCCCTTTGACGATGGCAATGGGCGCATGGCCAGGCTGCTCATGAATCTGCTGCTGATGCGGGAAGGATATCCTCCAGTGGTAATTCGGAACGGTGAGCGCGATGCTTACCTTTATGCGCTCAGGCAAGCGGATGCCGGGAACGCGAATGAATTGATTCAACTCGTCGCCGAGCATGTCAGGGATTCCTTGGACCTCTTCACGAAAGGAGTGAAGGGAGAGGATATTCACGAGCCTACGGATTTGGAGAAGGAAATTGCGTTGCTCAAGATGGAACTCTCAGCCGTCGAAGAAGCCGAGCCCTTCTCCATAAAAGCTCTCGATGAAGTCATGGAGACTTCGATTGTCCCCCTTTTCTTGGAAATTAAGAGAATGTTGCTGCCGATTTCAGAATGGTTTGTAAATGCGGAGGTCACAACGAAATCTACATATCGATCGACTTACCATTCTGAGACACTTGAAGCATCCACAGACCTAAGCGAGGCCACCTCTCCTCCAGTAAAGTGGCCCATGTTCAATCGCGAGTATGGGAAGGGTGATATTGAATCCCTTACTGTGGGATTCGTATTCAAGAATTTTAGAAGGTCAGGACTTGAGACCTTCGATGTGAGCGCTTCTTTTCATGTGCACTTTGAAAGGCTCAAATACTCGGTGCAGCGATTCCGGCCAAATCAACCGGTCTGGCAACATCTCTACCAAGAAAAGTTGACCAAGGATGAAATTGGCGAAATGGCGCGAGCTGTGGTTCGGGAAATTGTCGATGAGGTAAAAAGCAAAAACGAGCGACTCACTAAGAATGGGGGCAAGCGATGA
- a CDS encoding histidine triad nucleotide-binding protein, which produces MTLFEKIIAREIPADIIYEDDFCVSFRDINPKAPVHVLIVPKKVIPRVGDAVAGDQETLGALLLAAGKIATQLGVNSTDKGFRLVINHGKDAGETVPHMHVHLLAGRELGWPPG; this is translated from the coding sequence ATGACCCTCTTCGAAAAGATCATCGCCCGCGAGATTCCGGCTGACATCATCTATGAAGATGACTTCTGCGTGTCCTTCCGCGACATCAATCCGAAGGCACCGGTGCATGTCTTGATCGTGCCGAAGAAGGTCATCCCGCGTGTGGGTGATGCGGTGGCGGGAGACCAGGAGACACTGGGTGCCCTGCTGCTGGCCGCGGGGAAAATCGCCACCCAGCTCGGCGTGAACTCCACGGACAAAGGATTCCGCCTCGTAATCAATCACGGCAAGGATGCCGGGGAGACCGTGCCGCATATGCACGTGCACCTGCTGGCTGGGCGTGAACTCGGCTGGCCGCCGGGCTGA